Within the Rosa rugosa chromosome 2, drRosRugo1.1, whole genome shotgun sequence genome, the region GATTTTCCCGTCAAAGAAATCTCTCTATGGACACATGAGGTCACACCCGGATAGGCCTTATAGGGGAATTGAGCCTCCTCAATCAACCAAGAACAGCTCCACTTCAACTTTATCTGATGCTTTGCCTCAAAATAATCACAAGGCAGCTGAGGATCAGCAGATTGATTCTGCTGGGACAGCTCGAATCTGGTTCGGGCCTAATCCGAAAGTGGTTCCTGATCTGGTTAAGATTGTGCCTAGCTGGTCTCAAACTGCGAAAAGAGGTACGAAAGGTACTAGTCTTTCTGAAACCAACTCTGAGACTGATGATGATTGTGATGATGAGTTGGATTTGAGTGAAGCTGTCCATGATCTGATGATGTTAGCTCAAGCCAATCCAAAAGGAGCTGAGGAGGCTACCAACAGCAATTTCATGACCAAAAACGAGGATCGTGATGTAAAGGACAGAACGGTAATTGACTATGTGGGTGTAGCCAGGAAGAGGAAGCAGAAGCTTGAAATTGAGGAGGATGGGGATTTTGTAAGTGGGTTTGATCTAGGGAAGTCTAGGAATCACTTGGAGCTGGGAGTGGATTTGAAAGAGGACAGTGAGGAGGAGTTATCGGATAGTGAAAACTCCGAGAGCATTGTGCTTGCAAAcatgatgaggaggaggaagagaaggaagatGAAATTGGAAGACTTGGAAGGAGCGGTTGTTGCTCAAGATCATCAACATCAAAGCCATCATCACAAAGTTTATCCTTGCAGTCTTTGCAACAAGTCATTCCAAAGCCACCAAGCATTGGGAGGACACATGTCAAGCCACAACAAGTTCAAGAACAACATCCAGTACCCTGTGGAACATGATCATCATCAATCTGGTTCTGACGATACTAATAATGGAAATGCTGATCTCACCAACGCAGCCACCCAAGTTGACCATGATCAAGCTGAAAGTCACCAATGCAGAATCTGTAACAGGACTTTTCCAACAGGTCAAGCATTGGGAGGTCATATGAGGTCTCACTGGACCGGTCCAAATGATCCAGCTCAATCGAGCCAGACCGGGCGCAAAGGCCTCGACATTGACCTCAATGAGCTTCCACCTATGGAGTATGAACAAGGTATAGACTACTCTGGAGCTGGTTATGCAACTTCTTCTTATAATTCAGTTACTTCAAGTTAGCTCATGACTTCA harbors:
- the LOC133734370 gene encoding uncharacterized protein LOC133734370; its protein translation is MDIEHQEITNPEITESNNNGGGLLIKLKMAKAEPFSEQGNRKPENLAPQFTKICHICHKGFESGKALGGHMRMHVQESKGLIKSSSKSPKPVVVKNSATEFSTSTTDSSGEPVCIECGKIFPSKKSLYGHMRSHPDRPYRGIEPPQSTKNSSTSTLSDALPQNNHKAAEDQQIDSAGTARIWFGPNPKVVPDLVKIVPSWSQTAKRGTKGTSLSETNSETDDDCDDELDLSEAVHDLMMLAQANPKGAEEATNSNFMTKNEDRDVKDRTVIDYVGVARKRKQKLEIEEDGDFVSGFDLGKSRNHLELGVDLKEDSEEELSDSENSESIVLANMMRRRKRRKMKLEDLEGAVVAQDHQHQSHHHKVYPCSLCNKSFQSHQALGGHMSSHNKFKNNIQYPVEHDHHQSGSDDTNNGNADLTNAATQVDHDQAESHQCRICNRTFPTGQALGGHMRSHWTGPNDPAQSSQTGRKGLDIDLNELPPMEYEQGIDYSGAGYATSSYNSVTSS